The sequence GCAATCCGATGCACCGCGCCGATGAAGGCGCCGGAGCCCCCGCCCACCATGCCGAGCCGGATACGCTTTTGACGATTTTCCGTGCTGGTTCCCTCGATAGCCATTGTGTTTTCTCTCCTTTTCGTTCTCGCGGTGACCGCTCCTCATCCGGCCCTGCCGGCCACCTTCTCCCCGTTTTGACGGGGAGAAGGACACCTGTGGCGATGCCCCCGATTTCATCAGTACAGATTGCGGTAAAGCCCCTTCCCCGCAGGCGGGAAAGGGGGGGTGACGGGCGGTTACAGTCCCAGCATTCGCCGATTGGCCGCCTCGTCCGCCCCGCTGTCGGCAAAGTCATCGAATGCTTTTTCGGTGACGCGGATGATGTGCGCCTTGACGAATTCCGCGCCTTCGCGCGCGCCGTCTTCCGGATGCTTCAGGCAGCACTCCCACTCGACCACCGCCCAGCCGGAGAAATCATTCGCCGTCATTTTGGAAAAGACCGCCCCGAAATCGACCTGGCCGTCGCCGAGCGAGCGGAAGCGTCCCGCACGGTTCACCCAGCTTTGGAAGCCGCCGTAGACTCCCTGGCGACCGGTCGGGTTGAACTCCGCGTCCTTGACGTGGAACATCCGGATGCGGTCCTTGTAGATGTCGATATTGTCGAGGTAGTCGAGGCACTGCAGCACGTAGTGCGACGGGTCGTAGAGCATACAGGCGCGGGCATGATTGCCGGTGCGCTCCAGGAACATCTCGTAGGTGATGCCGTCGTGGAGGTCCTCGCCCGGATGGATCTCGTAGCAGACGTCGACGCCGCAATCCTCGGCATGGTCGAGGATCGGCTTCCACCGCCGGGCAAGCTCGTCGAACGCCGTCTCCACCAGACCCGCCGGGCGCTGCGGCCAGGGATAAACGAAGGGCCAGGCAAGCGCGCCGGAGAAGCTCGCCATGGCGTTGAGGCCGAGGTTCTTCGAGGCCGTCAGCGCAAGCTTTACCTGCTCGACGGCCCATTGCTGGCGTGCCTTCGGGTCGCCACGCACTTCATGGGCTGCAAAACCGTCGAACGCTTCGTCATAGGCCGGATGCACCGCAACCAATTGACCCTGCAGATGGGTCGAGAGCTCGGTAATCTCCACGCCGTTGGCGCGTGCCTTGCCGGCGATCTCGTCGCAATAGGTCTTCGATTCCGCGGCTTTCTTCAGGTCGAAGAGACGGCCGTCCCAGCTCGGAACCTGCACCCCCTTATAGCCGCAATCGGCCGCCCACTTAGTGATCGAGTCCCAGGAGTTGAAGGGGGCGGCATCGCCAGCGAATTGTGCGAGAAAGAGCCCCGGTCCCTTGATCGTCTTCATGCTGATTTCCTCCCTGATGGATCGGCTATCTGATAAACCGGCGTGCCGGTCGATTGATAAGTTCGGCGCTTTGCCGCGCAATTTCTGCGATAAACTGATATACCTGCAACGTTGCAGGAGGCAGAAGCTAACAGATTTTCCGCGAGGGGCAATGTGCTTCTGCT is a genomic window of Sinorhizobium numidicum containing:
- a CDS encoding sugar phosphate isomerase/epimerase family protein, producing the protein MKTIKGPGLFLAQFAGDAAPFNSWDSITKWAADCGYKGVQVPSWDGRLFDLKKAAESKTYCDEIAGKARANGVEITELSTHLQGQLVAVHPAYDEAFDGFAAHEVRGDPKARQQWAVEQVKLALTASKNLGLNAMASFSGALAWPFVYPWPQRPAGLVETAFDELARRWKPILDHAEDCGVDVCYEIHPGEDLHDGITYEMFLERTGNHARACMLYDPSHYVLQCLDYLDNIDIYKDRIRMFHVKDAEFNPTGRQGVYGGFQSWVNRAGRFRSLGDGQVDFGAVFSKMTANDFSGWAVVEWECCLKHPEDGAREGAEFVKAHIIRVTEKAFDDFADSGADEAANRRMLGL